ttttgtgtttgctaattttgtTATCTACAgtgttcatttctttgtttatgttttagaagtttattttaaaaacaggccAAGAAAAGTACTGCttagtttaaagaaaatgccAAACTCCACCccaaatgaaaattgttttgctaatgtaatttaataaaataaaaaaatatatatatttttggacCTGGAATTTAAAAGTAAGGTATCATTTAGCCATCAACCCCCTCCCCACTAAAGAGggcgtctgtctgtctgtagaAGATAATTTCTACTTCTGTGGGTGGGGCTCGCTGTGTGGAGTTGCTCAGTACTGAGGAACACCTGGAGATTCACACTAGTGGCCATCAAAGCTTGAAAGCTTGACTCATCAAGATTTAACcacagatgaaacaaatattgatttctttttcaatgagttttgtttgttgctttttacattttctggaaTAGACCAACAATCTACAGACATTTTAGAATAAAtctctgtaaatatatttgctgatatttttaaaaatgtagtgaCTAACAATCTCCAGTTTTATAGTAAATTACTGGTAAAATTTGTAAGACAGATTTTTTTGCATGACAAGCCATGGTTAtataacatttttctcattgctgttgcttttaaaaaagagagagatgagTAATATCTGGAAATAAAGAACAACAATTtcaaaaatgacacaacagGAAACACATTGGAGACCTGTAAACGTGTAAGATAGTGAATCCATAAataaatgtcgttttttttccttctctcttcaGTATCTCGCCTCACTACTCCTTCATAAGAAGTTTGCGTCTGAATTCATTGCTCATGGAGGAGTGCAGAAACTCCTGGAGATCCCGAGACCATCCATGGCAGCGACAGCCGTTTCTCTCTGCCTCTACTACCTGGCATACAATCAGGATGCAATGGAGAGGGTACAATGAACATGAGCACCACAAATGTTGACATGCAAGTCTGAAGATCTTTAAGTATtagttttcagcaaaatgtaggcagtttaaaagaaattagatttgatgtgattattttttttaaagatgttggGATAATGTTTTTTCTTGGTTGATTGTCCCATTCTTACCACCTTGTTCTTCGTTTTCCCTCTAGGTGTGCATGTTCCCAGGGGATGTGCTGACAGACCTGGTGTCCTATGCTCTGTGGTTGTTGGAGTCCTCCCACGCTTCAGGCATCTGCCACGCCACcatgtttttctccatttctttttcGTTCAGGGTGGTGTTGCAGCTCTTTGACCAGCTGGATGGTCTACGCAGGCTGGTCAATCTGGTTAGTACTAAATCATACATCTTGTTACTCTGATGGCgcagttgtttctttttaactttgCAAAGATAAAATTGTTTACAAGTATCTacataaaagtaattaaagCAGTGTTGTGATGGTGGATATTTGCTTGCCACAATGATGATACATATTTGaagattatttttctgttttctttgttagACAAAGACTACAATCATATCGGTTCCTAATAAGCTGAATCCTAGATTATAAAATATTACCTTTGCAGTGTAGTATGATGTTTTGAGATTAATATATACCCAAAAcatcccaaaaacaaaaaaaaaaaatttaagctgtataattaaataattactaGAAAGTATATCCCTTAgactcattttttttgttttcagactttattttgtatttaataaagTGGATTTATTTGTCAGTCAGTGTAAGTGACCTTTTTTGAATTAATACAATATCTTTGAATAAAATTCCTCTGGAATTTCAGAAtcctgtttttggtttgttttcagaaaagaaatttgaaattcTTTCTGACACTCTGAAACTGAAACCTCCTTTTCCTTTAGtaactttctttcttcctgtaGATCAGCACTTTGGAGATCCTCAACACAGACAACGATGCACCACTGATGAATGAAGACCAGGTGTTCTCCAACAGACAGACGGCTAAGCACACCTGCATGGCACTGCGCAGGTATGGTGATATTAAATGCACATtcagataaaaaacaataaacttatTGAGAATAAGTGAAATTGGATATATCTGTGTTTCAgagtaaaaccttttttctgcTGTGTCTATTCATTCAGCCTGCATCAATGTATTGCACCATGCATTGAATATTGTTGTATCATCAATTTGGTTGTGAAGGTACTTTGAGTCTCACCTGGCATTGAAGACAGAACAGATGAAACAGTCTTTGCATACTTCAGAAAGCGGCACCATCATTCCTCAGCAGTCACCTTACAAGGTACAGTTTCTTCAGTGTAAACTAGCAGTTTGTCattaaatccaaaatgaaagacagtcattttccttctgtttatGTATTAATGAGTTCTCTGGTCTTTAATATAATGGCAGGCTGCATTATATTAACACATGTGCTGTTTGCAACATATGGGTGTAATTAGATTCCTCAGGCAGATATTTGTGCCATGTTTGAATTAGgatatttcaaaatgaatatgcctatttttctgtttctgtcatgataactcatttttttcattccattttCTATGCGGtgccttgaactttttcaaatcTTTAGTATATCTCAGCgcattgtgattttatgtttacCTTCATAATTCACTATTTCCAGGCATATGCAAATACCAGAGAGCAAATAATTGAGATGATGGAGTTTCTCATCGAGTGTGGACCTCCTGAGGGCCCCTGGGAGCCAGTTCAAGTCTTCTACAAGTTGTCCTGTATTCCTTTAATGCTGCAGCTCATATCTGCAGCCTGTGACTGGAAGACCTACTATGGCAGGTAATCTGACTCGCCGGAAGGAATAAAATGAGCTGAGATGAGTTTTAAGAAAAAGAGATATTGCAGCAAAAGATAAAATGGCAGCAGCAAAGGAACTAACTgccttcttcttttctttcctttctttcatctggatgtgtttttctctccaggAGTGACATAGTTCGCTTTGCTTTGGACATCCTGGCTATCCTGACAGTTGTTCCTAAAGTTCAGTTAGTACTGACTGATACCGTGGAAGTTATCGATGAAAACAGGTCCCCTGTTCCCACTGTAGGTCTGTAAAACGTCTCTTGTGTTAACACCGATTTTAGACGAGAGAAGTTCAGGGATTTCCATCTCAGGATTTTTGTGTGCCTCTCtggttattgtgtttttttgtgtaggTATGAGCATCATTCTGGGTGTTGCTGAAGGTGAAGTGTTTCCCAATGATGCTGAGATTCAGAAGTCTGCTTTGCAAGTAAGCTTGGCTCACtgaatttttctatttgttcaCTGCTTAAGCTAAAAATAATCAGCATAAAGATAAGAGCATGCTGAATCTTTTTATTCATGAGAACTTGTCAGGCAGCTTTCAGAGACATCCCTAGTTTGGATGAAAATTATAgctctgattttattattattattactattattattttaattttttatttatgaatttttatttttacagatattAAACATATCTAACTTCACATTGTCTTGCCCAGGTTAAACTTCAGAATCATGTCAGTAAGCATCAGCTCATGCAgctgttttagttgttttctcCCACTCTGATCATGTCCTTCATGTTTACCTCAGGTCATAATAAACTGTGTGTGCGCTCCAGACCAGAGCCTCAGTGCTTTTGCTGTTGCCCCCCTCAGACAGCCTTTGCACCCTCAGCAGCCCCCTCCCTCCCACAACAGGGTGCTGGCCCACATGTGGCAAGTAGTGCAGAATAATAACGGCATAAAGGTAGGCAGTCTCAAACATGTGCATCAAAAtgcctgtgtttgttttgatgaaacTATATGCCCTGCATATTTTATCAAATAGAATTCCTCATCGTTCCAGAGATCAGACTTTGCCCCTCTTCTGGCTGCAGGTGCTCCTGTCTCTGCTGTCGGTGAAGGTTCCCATCACAGATGCAGACCTGATCAGAGCTCTGGCCTGTAAGGCTCTGGTTGGACTCTCTCGTAGCTCCGCCATCAGACAGATCATCAGCAAGTTGCCACTGTTCGCCAGCGGTCACATTCAGCAGGTGAGAAAAAGACCTTCAATcaaaaaaaatgctgtggtttaaaaacttaaaggattccatatttaacacaaaaatcttaaataattcTCAGCTGGATTACACaattcttgatttttttgtttgctatcTCTACTAGTGTATTCCATGTTGCAAACttctacagatttttctcccatgaccaaaaataaattgcttaaGACTTTCCTCATCTTGTTTTGTggaaatttaaaagaaagttgtgactttttttaaacttcttttattttcttaaattttaatttttatagatAATGTGGGATTTTTCACTCAAACttctactttgtttttcaaaggttatcagaaaaaaaatctcgtTATGATGGAAAATATTAGAGTTTTCAGGCAAAgtcattcatgtttttgttttctccttcccAGCTCATGAAGGAGCCGGTGCTGCAGGACAAACGGAGCGAACATGTCAGCTTCTGTCGCTACGCCGCCAGACTGACGGAGCGAGTGTCTGGCAAGCCCCTCATCATGGGCGCGGAGGTCTCGCTGTCTCGCCTACAGAAAGCCAACGTTGTCGCTCAGACTCGCATCACGTTTTCTGAGAAGGAATTGCTCATTTTGATTAGGAACCACCTTGTTGCTAAAGGACTACACGACACAGCAAATACCCTGGTTAAAGAGGCAAACCTACCTGCAGCATCTCTCTTTCCAAACTCCGCCTCCTCAGGTGTCACCCCTACATCCTCCACTTCCAAATCTAGGACTTGTCGGTTTGCTGGTGGTGTCGCAGCTCGTATTGCTGCCAATATTGGGCCCTCTCCCTTATCCTCAGGTAATTCAGCCCCCACTACACCCTCCACTGCTCGTTCTTCTGCCATTCCTCACTCGTCAGGTTCATTGGTGTCTACCTCAGCGGCTCCCAATACTCCTCCTCATGCTGGGCAAAGCTCGCATCTTGTTGGGCGAATTTTATTCTCTCGGGAACGACCAGTGGCCAGCTGCAGCTCAGGGAAAAAACTGCGTGCACTTAGACAGAAGTCTGACCATGGTGCTTTCATACAGGTCAGTTGTACCTTTTGTTTCAATTCATAAAAACTCCTGCAATGTGCTAATAATAATTACATGACTGTAATGccagattttccatttaatcaATTGTGCTAATTTTTGAATAATATGGTAGACATCTGACAATTGAGTTATTTTTGCTCTACAATGATAGAGATGACAGTCATTTTTCAAGCCTGGCAagaaaaattctttatttttcttttctctcttatGCTTGAACCTTTGCTTATTGAAATTAATGCAATGCTGGAAATctatcaaataataaaatgctgGCATTTAGGTCACAATGTGTGGAAAAATTCTGACAACTTTACCGTTAACCATTAACTTTTCCCTCCATCTTAGAGGAATTTTAGAATATTCAACTGCACAGAAAAGGACAAATTTTGTGCAGAGCTATAAGGAAATATTGTCAGCAATTGTTAACGTACTGAAGGAGTAAAAAGCACTTAAAATGATACATCCCACAATAAATGAAGCAgccactggaaaaaaatctgaaatattcatCCTTCTCAATATACACATGCCATGAGAATGAGTGATTGGTGCACAAGCACCATTTGGAagatttctttgtaaaatgtattgattttttaTGAATTGTGAACAGAAATTTCACTATATATTTCTTGTAGCaaatttcatttttctaaaGATAAAATTACTGAAGTTATTTTCAGTGTCCGGTTACCTTGCAAAACTGGTGTCCTAGCAACTGTTGCTAAggcaattacattttcaaaagacTCCACCTCTAGAATTGATAGGCATCTGATGGTGAACATTTGTGATAAGTTTCATGCTTGTATCATCAGCTGAGCGATTTTTACACCAGTCGTCCAGACTATTTgcgtttttgttgttgtttagggGCCAAATTAGGCCCCCAATCTTCTTTGCAATTTTGCTGTTGCCTTGAAGCATATCAGTTTCTTGACATTaacttttgtttcattattgttttgatCTTTGTTGTTCTAGATTACTGATTTCTCTAGAAATTAGTAATCTAGAACACTGATTTCATAaacctttctttctttgaaacaGACCCCAGCTATGAAAAAGCAGCTGGAGCGCCACTTGCCTTCTCCGCCGACCCTTGACAGCATCATCACAGAGTACCTGAGAGAACAACACGCCCGCTGTTCGAATCCCGTCACCACCTGTCCACCTTTTTCCCTTTTCAACCCTCACCGCTGCCCAGAGTCCAAACAGAGGCGACAGGCGTCACCCAATTTCACCGCCCGTCTGGGGAGCAGGATGCTATGTCCAAAGTACCGGGGTGTGGACAGAGGAAGTCTGGATAGACAGCTAATATTCAGCAGGTAACAAACAGCAGCtatgtctttttaaaagctCTAAACCAAGCTTTATCTTTTCTCTTTGACTCTGTTTCCtcttgttttcctcctcagGTTTCGCCCCGTGTCAGTTTTCCGTGAAAACAATGGAGGCGATAGCAGTTTCACCTGTTGTGCCTTTTCGGCCCGCGAGCGCTTCCTGATGCTGGGAACGTGCTCCGGTCACCTCAAGCTTTACAACATCTTCTCCGGAGAGGAGGCGGCCGACTACACCTGCCACGGATCGGCCATCTCTCACATCGAGCCTTCCCGGGTAGGAAAACGAATTTTAAATTTCAAGTTTGATTAGTTGGGTCCAAAATATGCTGAGAACAGTTTGGCATTTAGAGAAAAAGCAGCTTAGGTTTAAGAAAATGGTTTGATTTCAAAGCATTTGCTTATAATGAAGCATTAATAATAAGCAATGTGAGTTGTTTAACTTATGCAGACTAGCTTTTAGAttacttctatttatttataaaaattttttggTTGAAATTGATCCTTTTTTCCCATTTCACAGGATGGTAACTTTGTTCTTACTTCTGCTTCGTGGAGCGTCCCTCTGTCAGCTCTCTGGAGTATGGACAGTGTTTTTACCATGAAGTAAAAATGATTACACATCGCAGTTTTCACTTTAATCAACGGTAATTATACATTATATCACGCAGTGTTAAATATCACATATGTCATCTGTCCCCAGGAACTCCTTTGGAGAAGATCATTACGTTGAGTTCAGCAAACTCTGTCAGGACAGAGTAATTGGCACTAAGGACCAGGTTGCACATGTACGTATCACATTGACTCTCTGTTGGTGCTCACTATATCattaagaatattttataattatttttttgttgtcagataatgtatataaaaaatatttataccttTAGAGTTTTGGATGacttttaaatgtcataatttGTAAGGTACTTTACTGAGGTTAAACGACATGAAACTGAAATCTAGAGAGCAGTatatattgtgtgtgttttttcttttaaacctaTCATCTTATCTTGTggttctttatttctttctttctttccttgttttttttactatggaCCCTTCTTATGTCTTGAATTAAgactgattgatttatttatatttagacTGTTGTTTCTGGCTCCCATACTCCAGATCTACGACATACAGACAGGTCAGGAGGTCCTGACCCTGAACGACCCCGCATTGGCCAACAATTACAAGAGGAACTGTGCCACCTTCAACCCCACTGATGACCTGGTGTTAAATGATGGGGTGCTGTGGGATGTGCGAGCGTCACGGGCCATCCACAAGTTCGACAAGTTCAACATGAACCTCAGTGGGGTTTTCCATCCAAATGGCTTGGAGGTCATCATAAACACTGAGATTGTATCCTTTCTAAATGTAATAACTATTGGAGGTTAGCCTTTTGtaaactgaaaggaaaaagcaaaaagaaattatgtttgcTGTCCTCCTTGGTACAACTATAAGGTTGATATTGGTTTCAAGTATCAGCACAGTCCTTAGCAATGAGTCCTAAGTAAAGGGAGATGCAACGTTCTTTACAGAGTGAATAAAAAGCtgatttgtgcttttttgtCACTAATGTACAAAAGTCAGGTGTTCTTATTCTTCCCCTGTTAgtcaatataatttaattttcctCCGCTATTGTCTTTGTGCCATTTCTGAGTGAAGTTTAGGTCACTCACACAGAACTGGATGCTGATAACTTCCTTTCACCTTGAAAACAAATGGGGGAAagttatgtgtgtttttatgttaaagtcCAGCAAGAACCTTTGGTGATGttgaggaaaaataatttttacctTATCGCTAGGTGTGAGCTTTAATCCTTAATACTGtatttttcttgcagttttgcatacattttccTTTCCCATCGCTTTCTAAACTTTTTGCAGAGAtgaccattaaaaaaacattttatttactgtgaGATCAATGTTTTATAGTTGGGTTTACCGTCGTTGTCGACCTTAACTGCAGGTTTCAGTGGGACCTGAGGACCTTCCACCTGCTGCACACTGCTCCTGCTCTGGATCAGTGCCGTGTGGTCTTTAACAGCAATGGCACCATCATGTATGGAGGTATAGGTCTGACTCTCTTAATTTGGCTGTACATAACACTTCATGTTATGACTGATCTCCCTTCTCTTAAACAGCGATGCTGCAAGCTGATGATGACCATGACGTCATGGATCAGCAGGTGACGAGTCCCTTCGGCTCATCTTTCAGAACATTTGATGCCACGGACTACAAGCCTATTGGTTGGTTGACTTTACCTTATTCTGCAATGTCTCAAATTGTTTTTACCTCCTCTTTTTACAGTTTCGAAAAACCTTGTGCAACAATTATCTGATATCTGTCTCATCTGTGTCTTGGTAACAATAAAAGATAAGGctttaaatattataaaataaaaaaagccccTTGTTATTTATTCAACTTGGTTTGTGATGTCTTTGTGATACCTTGGTGTGTTAGTGGTTGCTGAAAGTAACTGACCTCCTGCTTCTGATTGTGATTGTaaagtttggttttaatttaattttaaatagcCACACTGGATGTGAAGAGGAACATCTTTGATCTGTGCACTGATACCAAAGACCACTACCTGGCTGTCATAGAGGTACTcgattagataaaaaaaaaatctcatctcATTGGTGTTTTTTTGGGTGTAGTTTTATGTTCAGATCTGTACACAGAGAATTTGAACTGATTGCAAATCAAAATGATAATGACAATACTCTGCTTTTTCACTATTATCGTAGGAGATTTTTAGGACTTTTTACTACTGGTGCTCTTTGTATAATGaagtttttgcatattttctctgTAGAACCAGGATGCGGTGACCATAGATACTGTATGTCGCCTTTATGAAGTTGGACGACAGAAATTAGCAGAAGAaggagatgatgatgatcaaGTAAGATTCATaaaatttgaaagaaactttattttcttctataGTTTtcttgattaatttattttttatgcattttttatatttatttttgcagttctTGTCAGAATTTTTGGTTTGCGTGATCAGCGTAGATGGTTAATACAGAGCTGCTCATCAATCTGACATCTGATGTGCCTTAAATTGAGATTTGAATAgtttctttattgcatttctgtgtttttcaggatGAAGATCAGAATAATGATTCCTCAGACAcagatgatgatgacgatgatgacgatgatgatgacaTGGATATAGAGCCCCTCATTGAAGAACTTGCAAATGACGAACAGGAGGACCAGGAGCAAGCTAACTTGCCTGTAGATGATGCGGTATCTgatcatttcatattttcacatctgaatcattacagttatttttctcttaaacGTGTCAAAAGTGGACAGAGATATAAGAAATTTATAAGaagctgtttaaaaaatatatagttttaacTTCATTAACATGTACGCATGCTTTCGTACTATTATTACCACTGCTAATTCATTTGATGGTTTTCTCAAGATTGTAGCGATATGGATAAATTCAATTCCATCTAGTAGAATTACATTAATGAAATatagaaaattaatatttaggCAGTATGGTTtctaaatttagctttttgtttttcttcagattgaGGCTCTTCTTGGTAATACTagtggtgatgatggtgatgatgacgATACTGATCATGACTCTGAAACTTTAGACCATGGAGGATCATGTAAGTAATGGTGCCCATCTGCTGTTAAATTAACCTGAATACAAtggtttttattagaaatagcACCTGTTCTAAAAATGTGCACATCCTATCTTCTATGTACACTTGAAAAAGATTGCTAAGAACTTTAGACTTTGTGAAATGTATAAGacagattaaattaattacaatttaataaaCCCATCTGCTTTATAAAAAATTTGTTACAAATACCAGTcctggtatatatatatatatatatatatatatatatatttttttttttttaattagtatgtttttatttacagtgtatgtaattaaaatgtatgtgaTAAGAGAGCTTTAATTCAGGCATCTAATTATGCCCTTTTTAGAAATTGTATTCCATTCAACTTGTTTGTATAGCACAGACCCACCACAAGTATGAAATTGACTATATATGTACAGAGATAGTCAGTTTTATAGCctcattttaaattctatttttgcatttttagtgAGCCTAACTAAACATCTTGTAAttgtgtgaaattaaattaaattaatttttgttttactgttttaactGTCATCTATGTTTTTATCAATTGAAAATTGAAGTTGATAAAGTTATCGCACATATTGTAGCAAAAATGTAGCACCTCGATTTTCACAATGAAAGTAAAGTCTGATATTGATGCATTTCATGTAACTTTTATTCCGACTCCATCAGTAGAGTTTTGTATAATTTACATGTCCAGCTTTTGAGTTTCTTATGTTTCCTTTTATCAGAGAAATTAGTTctctgatttattgtttcacaacaataaataataaccgTTGCATAGGAAATGATTGGCGATGcattaaaataatccaaatctattgttctaaacttttttttaaattataattttaaatgaattatgctTACATATGTTGACTGTTTTGTGTTGTCATGTTTCAGGGTTTGGAGAAGAATCAGATGATGACGACCCTGACATGTTTGGATCCTTACCTGACTTATGGTTTTAATGATGTAAGAGTAGACGCTCTGCCCTGTGAATCCCTCTTAGAGAAAATGCCTGAAAAGTGGTAGccaaaatttaaagttttcataaaAGGATCTTGACTGgccattcattttccattttttgtccCTATTGGAGTGATTTTAGAAGatttggaaatatatatatatatatatatatattgcttttTTGGCTTTTTCCATTGGCTAAAGATATagcacatacattttttttcacctctAATTTCTACCAATATATGTAGCAAAACCACAAATAGACCCAGTTATGAGAGCCTGGTGAGAAAGTATAAAATTgggaataaattacaaaaaaaaacatttcttgagaaatgtatatttttcacctttttgaTTTAAGCATTGTTTTATTGAATAGTAGCTgaagagcaatttttttttaattaaaaatgacctGCAGAAATTTCCTGATTTGCcaggaaacaaaacatattGATCCTCATGTCATCAGCTGATATAATAATAATCTTATGTGCATAGAGAAAGCttattttctcaaacatgtGCCTCACTTGGGTGTTTGTCgatgttttattcaaaacatcaacaaaaataatttgaagcgCTTTCACGTCCTCTGTCTATGTAGGAAATGTGTTCATGTgagcaaaaatctgaaattttaataTGCACTAGTGTATCTAGAGGTAGGATcctaaaaatatgaaaactaatGCTTGTCAGGCAGCAGAATGCAATTCAGGAAAAACATTTGATAGAGAAAGGTTCTCTCTCTAGATACTTTTGATGATAAAGATCAAGTGTTGATCCTTATGATGGTCTAATggttaaaaatatgtaattactGTTAACTTTTCCTTGATGAGGAACTCGCTAAGAAACCAAATATTACCTCTACCACATTTCCGTTGTTCTTATGTATTCTAACAATTGGAAAATGAGTTTCAGTAAGCTACGTGACCCAATTTCTCCACCAGATGGCAGTACATCCCAACCTTGagttgacaaaaatattttctaacccAGTACATTTCAcggtttattgtttttttaaatactgtttaattttaagttagtgttttattgttttgtagaTTTTCCAAGGCTAGGcttaggaaatgttttttttaattgactatttattttggtgtgtctttgttgaattttacatttaagcaaaaatgatgctgttttttattttgtttttgcttttttctctcatACCCCTCAGGTAATTGGAAGCAATAAGCATATGAGTGTAAAACTGATCAAGCTGGTTGGATGACTACAAgtctgcaaatgttttttagatacttaatttgaacaaaaattattttgaggTCACATATGTGATTGTGTTGTCTCCAGcagaatgtttgttttgttatttatgagccaaaattatttttgatattatcAGAAGATAATGTTGCtggcaaaagaaaataactttacatTCTTTTACACATTCAACCtgtaaagactgaaaaaaattgtcaaataaTTCATATGCTTCCTTACTTAAAGGAATTCACTTTACTATCAGTTACCATTTGGTTTGAGGCTGGTTGACTTCACTTGGAGTTGTGTTCGTATAGTTTCATATGACAGTCTGTTTTCCGCATTAAACAATCATTTTACTCTTTTACCCATACTTTCAATTGACCTATTGTGGGGggataaaaagtacaaaaactgTCATGGTTACGGGTCTGTAAGAGTGCCAGTAGTTTACACATATTTAAGCCAGCATAGGACGataatgtgatttaaaatatgcaaatccTTGAAACCTTTTGTACTGTTTTCAACCTGTTGTGTCCAACTTGTGAAACTGCATAAAACAATTAGCAATAACATGGGAGGATTCTTGATTATTtggtttttatcaatattttcttGGTCTTTAGTAATTGGGATAAATTGTTTTGGATTCACAGCTGCAGTTAGCGAATGGCAACTctggttttctctctctctctgtatatatattttaagtctGGTTTCTGACTGAATGAATGTACAGTATAGTGATGCCTCAGCGCATTCTCATCACTGATGACTTGAATTGATGGTTTAAAATTTGGTTTGAAAAATTTGATCCAAATTAGAGCCTGTATAATTGTTTCTGCttgataaaaatctgtaaattagTTGgatatatttgtgtatttacatcTATTGTTTGGTTCTTTGTTAACTAAAACTATTCTATGCAACTTATTGTTATACTTGCATGGTCTAAATTTATGATCATTGTGGTgaggcatttatttattttttgcccatAATAAATCCAACCTTTGTAATACACATTTGCAATCACTTTCCTATATGTAGGATCACCTGATGAATAATGGG
Above is a genomic segment from Xiphophorus couchianus chromosome 20, X_couchianus-1.0, whole genome shotgun sequence containing:
- the LOC114135672 gene encoding DDB1- and CUL4-associated factor 1-like isoform X1, with translation MRPRRFSRQLRAAMSSQDEDPSPAMSAVLSSAWSAALSAAVAVAMAVDAKADLARLLDEWEETRQGTTEQLVSILTRISELIEQETEEYYKSDPDPFDDRHPGRADPNCMLGQLLRMLFLNDDFTNSLLDTYIMSSRDISLNTAACRLLQNIVPGLDTAVVFEEKEGLVGKLFTWAREAERPLCIYATGLLAKAMSNQEVATSHKEENAELVSMMIKRLHELQSAEHTSCFSPTHTAQNLPQDSQDEAPHTSSVTKHQQIQSGFSEEETEENNVAESSRSISKGKSLAQRNSGGSSSSARLLPTVVYQATPHLTSKEKDDTQGGEEGGGGGTKQVENEKKTKQKLQFTTSASGTEDEAEVTATSEKPSGSSSWSEMSSILIGSEYRLLPLSPTMEQRLILQYLTPLGDYQELLAIFMKLDTCSLMMNYIDLRKTKNVQLTFDALLYLASLLLHKKFASEFIAHGGVQKLLEIPRPSMAATAVSLCLYYLAYNQDAMERVCMFPGDVLTDLVSYALWLLESSHASGICHATMFFSISFSFRVVLQLFDQLDGLRRLVNLISTLEILNTDNDAPLMNEDQVFSNRQTAKHTCMALRRYFESHLALKTEQMKQSLHTSESGTIIPQQSPYKAYANTREQIIEMMEFLIECGPPEGPWEPVQVFYKLSCIPLMLQLISAACDWKTYYGRSDIVRFALDILAILTVVPKVQLVLTDTVEVIDENRSPVPTVGMSIILGVAEGEVFPNDAEIQKSALQVIINCVCAPDQSLSAFAVAPLRQPLHPQQPPPSHNRVLAHMWQVVQNNNGIKVLLSLLSVKVPITDADLIRALACKALVGLSRSSAIRQIISKLPLFASGHIQQLMKEPVLQDKRSEHVSFCRYAARLTERVSGKPLIMGAEVSLSRLQKANVVAQTRITFSEKELLILIRNHLVAKGLHDTANTLVKEANLPAASLFPNSASSGVTPTSSTSKSRTCRFAGGVAARIAANIGPSPLSSGNSAPTTPSTARSSAIPHSSGSLVSTSAAPNTPPHAGQSSHLVGRILFSRERPVASCSSGKKLRALRQKSDHGAFIQTPAMKKQLERHLPSPPTLDSIITEYLREQHARCSNPVTTCPPFSLFNPHRCPESKQRRQASPNFTARLGSRMLCPKYRGVDRGSLDRQLIFSRFRPVSVFRENNGGDSSFTCCAFSARERFLMLGTCSGHLKLYNIFSGEEAADYTCHGSAISHIEPSRDGNFVLTSASWSVPLSALWSMDSVFTMKNSFGEDHYVEFSKLCQDRVIGTKDQVAHIYDIQTGQEVLTLNDPALANNYKRNCATFNPTDDLVLNDGVLWDVRASRAIHKFDKFNMNLSGVFHPNGLEVIINTEIWDLRTFHLLHTAPALDQCRVVFNSNGTIMYGAMLQADDDHDVMDQQVTSPFGSSFRTFDATDYKPIATLDVKRNIFDLCTDTKDHYLAVIENQDAVTIDTVCRLYEVGRQKLAEEGDDDDQDEDQNNDSSDTDDDDDDDDDDDMDIEPLIEELANDEQEDQEQANLPVDDAIEALLGNTSGDDGDDDDTDHDSETLDHGGSWFGEESDDDDPDMFGSLPDLWF